Proteins co-encoded in one Spirosoma endbachense genomic window:
- a CDS encoding Crp/Fnr family transcriptional regulator — protein sequence MNEHDRLHQRLNELVPLTDEQWLRFVPIVESVDYDKNEFLIEAGQVECYIYYIADGMVRLSFNHDGKDISIDFVFKHNFVSAYSSFLTEQPSEFSVQALTDVQALRFSRTNLHHLYDESHPAERIGRLIAEQAFLRKTSREVQFLTSTARQRYAQLVDQNPVLVQTISVRHLASYLGIEPESLSRIRRER from the coding sequence TACACCAGCGATTGAATGAGTTAGTCCCGTTAACGGATGAACAATGGCTCCGTTTCGTTCCGATCGTTGAGTCGGTTGATTATGACAAAAATGAGTTTCTGATCGAGGCTGGTCAGGTTGAGTGCTACATTTATTACATCGCTGACGGAATGGTACGTTTATCGTTCAATCATGACGGGAAAGACATTTCGATTGATTTTGTGTTCAAACACAATTTTGTTTCGGCCTATTCGTCCTTTCTGACGGAGCAACCCAGTGAGTTTAGTGTACAGGCGCTAACGGATGTGCAGGCATTGCGGTTCAGTCGCACGAATCTCCATCACTTGTATGATGAGTCTCACCCAGCCGAACGCATAGGCCGGCTGATTGCTGAGCAGGCTTTTTTGCGGAAAACAAGCCGCGAGGTTCAGTTTTTGACCAGTACGGCCAGGCAGCGTTATGCTCAGTTGGTTGATCAGAATCCGGTTCTGGTTCAGACGATTTCCGTGCGTCATCTCGCTTCATACCTTGGCATAGAACCCGAAAGTC